In Macrobrachium rosenbergii isolate ZJJX-2024 chromosome 49, ASM4041242v1, whole genome shotgun sequence, the following are encoded in one genomic region:
- the LOC136832009 gene encoding uncharacterized protein, with translation MWSEKDFLDRKSDQRDQIKSGDSGTLKLDLGRRESEKANEKNDDENEQPKGKRNHCNNSDASLHGNRRIFRRVSAKKGKRRKEKLTSDQATESDEETFACKLSSEDKGAVSGTTEVQLRRERDDNDENDQMNEDEKDVEQHEVKQIRARK, from the coding sequence ATGTGGAGTGAGAAAGACTTTCTTGATAGGAAGTCAGATCAAAGGGACCAAATTAAATCCGGTGACAGCGGGACCTTGAAACTGGATCTTGGAAGGAGGGAAAGTGAGAAGGCGAATGAAAAGAATGACGACGAAAATGAACAGCCAAAAGGTAAACGCAACCACTGCAACAATAGCGACGCCAGTCTTCATGGAAACAGGCGGATATTCAGGAGAGTCTCGGCAAAGAAAGGAAAGCGGCGCAAGGAAAAGTTAACATCAGATCAAGCGACTGAAAGCGATGAGGAGACCTTTGCTTGCAAGCTTTCCTCGGAAGATAAAGGAGCTGTCAGTGGAACAACTGAAGTACAATTACGCAGGGAACGAGATGATAATGACGAAAATGATCAGATGAACGAAGATGAAAAGGACGTTGAACAACATGAAGTTAAACAGATTCGTGCTAGAAAATGA